In Shewanella sp. VB17, a single genomic region encodes these proteins:
- a CDS encoding bifunctional 2',3'-cyclic-nucleotide 2'-phosphodiesterase/3'-nucleotidase, translating into MFNKNSLTIIIATTLGLTACGSDDNTQATPAAQIELRILETSDLHTNIMDYDYYKTQYDAKIGLARTASLIKQQAAEAINVVLVDNGDLLQGSPMGDFVAANYKRDNTIGGTHPAYKAMNTLGYSVGNVGNHEFNYGLDFLEEALGGANFPYVNANVLCEADCWQGKAKGDNLFTPYVIEAKTVFDSNGDEQTLNIGYIGFVPPQILQWDKQNLAGKVSVMGIVEAAQKFIPLMKAGGADVIVAIPHSGIGTPSNPVDASDENATYALSLVEGIDAITFGHSHSVFPSATFEGLANADLDKGTINGVAAVMPGRWGDNLGIVDLKLEMQHGAWVVIDGSAKAAPIYDENVELVSPDKGIRDAVENAHLGTLKYVDQPIGKASADMYSFLTLVQDDPSVQIVSDAQIAKVTANLTDALKGIPVLSAAAPFKAGGRHSTAADADSYVQVPAGDLTYKNAADLYLYPNTMVAVKVTGADIKEWLECSANQFNQISTSSTEPQYLINWDTHRTYNFDVIDGITYQIDVTQPTKYDGDCQLVDANANRIVELTYTEGDTVFTGNQFAKKEFIVATNNYRAFGGKFAGTGSDYVIMELPDSNREALAQYIANETEIKDQVDPSADNNWDFVTISTATPLDIRFETQNTPLADKFILDNQRRPLTKRTDLTDEFGFAIYNIDLTTDPVTQ; encoded by the coding sequence ATGTTTAATAAAAATTCATTAACAATAATAATAGCAACCACATTAGGATTAACCGCCTGTGGATCTGATGATAACACTCAAGCAACGCCAGCGGCTCAGATTGAGCTGCGGATTTTAGAGACCTCAGATCTGCACACTAACATCATGGATTATGATTATTACAAAACCCAATATGATGCAAAAATAGGCCTGGCTCGAACTGCCAGTCTCATTAAGCAGCAAGCTGCCGAAGCCATTAACGTTGTACTCGTTGACAATGGCGATTTATTGCAAGGTAGTCCTATGGGAGACTTTGTGGCAGCGAATTATAAACGTGATAATACCATTGGTGGCACTCACCCAGCGTACAAAGCAATGAACACACTTGGCTATTCAGTCGGCAATGTCGGCAACCATGAGTTTAATTATGGGCTAGATTTTCTAGAAGAAGCCCTTGGAGGAGCTAACTTTCCTTATGTTAACGCGAATGTACTTTGCGAAGCAGATTGTTGGCAAGGAAAAGCCAAAGGTGACAACTTATTCACGCCTTATGTTATCGAAGCCAAAACCGTGTTCGACAGTAATGGTGATGAGCAAACGCTGAACATAGGGTATATTGGGTTTGTGCCACCTCAAATTCTGCAGTGGGATAAGCAAAATCTGGCAGGCAAAGTGTCAGTCATGGGCATTGTTGAAGCCGCTCAAAAGTTCATCCCCTTGATGAAAGCTGGAGGTGCTGATGTCATCGTCGCGATCCCACACTCAGGCATAGGAACACCCAGTAACCCTGTCGATGCCAGCGACGAAAACGCCACCTATGCTCTCTCACTGGTTGAAGGCATCGATGCAATAACATTTGGCCACAGCCATTCAGTGTTCCCCTCAGCGACGTTTGAAGGACTCGCAAATGCCGATTTAGACAAGGGCACCATTAACGGTGTTGCCGCAGTCATGCCTGGTCGGTGGGGAGATAACTTAGGTATTGTCGATCTTAAGCTAGAAATGCAACACGGCGCTTGGGTTGTTATCGACGGCAGTGCAAAAGCGGCACCGATATATGACGAAAATGTAGAATTAGTCAGCCCTGATAAAGGCATTCGTGACGCTGTAGAAAACGCACACTTAGGGACGCTTAAGTACGTCGACCAACCTATTGGTAAAGCCTCAGCAGACATGTACAGTTTTCTCACTTTGGTGCAAGATGATCCATCAGTGCAAATTGTCTCTGATGCACAAATAGCTAAAGTGACAGCCAATCTCACCGACGCACTCAAAGGGATACCCGTACTCTCTGCTGCGGCCCCTTTTAAAGCTGGCGGGCGTCATAGCACAGCCGCTGACGCAGACTCTTATGTGCAAGTCCCCGCTGGAGATCTCACGTATAAAAATGCAGCAGATTTATACTTATATCCCAATACGATGGTGGCGGTAAAAGTCACTGGAGCTGACATAAAAGAGTGGTTAGAGTGCAGTGCCAACCAGTTCAATCAAATATCAACCAGCTCCACTGAGCCACAATACTTGATCAACTGGGACACTCACCGTACCTATAACTTTGATGTGATAGATGGCATTACGTATCAAATCGATGTAACGCAACCCACGAAATATGATGGCGATTGTCAACTGGTCGACGCCAATGCTAATCGCATTGTCGAGTTAACCTACACCGAGGGGGATACGGTATTTACCGGTAACCAATTCGCGAAAAAAGAATTTATTGTCGCAACAAACAACTATCGTGCATTTGGCGGTAAATTTGCAGGAACTGGTTCTGATTATGTCATCATGGAGCTGCCTGATAGTAACCGTGAAGCATTGGCACAATACATTGCCAATGAAACTGAAATAAAAGACCAAGTGGATCCCAGCGCAGATAATAACTGGGATTTTGTGACCATTAGCACCGCGACGCCATTGGATATTCGTTTTGAAACTCAAAACACGCCTTTAGCCGATAAGTTCATCTTAGACAACCAACGACGCCCGCTCACTAAGCGCACTGACCTTACCGACGAATTTGGTTTTGCTATCTACAATATCGATTTAACCACAGATCCTGTTACTCAATAA
- a CDS encoding M3 family metallopeptidase — translation MQGSTLKPLITAMALTFILSACHNTPNTTETSVAPNAVAQHIIDNNAANPFFKPYGTYLEIPNFDNIKSEHYLPAFKAGIAQNKAEIQAIIDNPAPATFSNTIEAMEFSGNLTSKVANVFYNLTGADTNDELQAISKEVSPMLSAANDDILLNKMLFNKVSDVYQQRDELKLSIAQAKLLKDTYHSFTRGGANLNEADKATLRALNEQLSQLSLEFADNLLSETNDFALIIDNRADLAGLPSDVISTAAQTATKRGHEGKWVFTTSRPSITPFLTYADNRELREQIYQGYINRGNQDNAHDNKKVLANMAALRAERAQLLGYPTHAHLVLEERTAQTPENVYGLLNKVWPAALAQAKVEVDVMQQLIDEQGGHFKLAAWDWDYYADKIRVAKYSFNEQETRPYFSLESTLKGVFYTANRLYGITVKERTDLPKYNRDVRTWEVYDKDGSVMAIFMGDYYVRDNKRGGAWMNAYQQQYNMNGVNSTPIIVNVLNFPHPVNGGPSLLTFDEASTLFHEFGHALHGMLSNVQYRSQAGTSVPRDYVEFPSQVMENWMTQPEVLAQFAKHYQTGEVIPQSLVNKIQAASKFNQGFATVEYMAATKLDLDWHTITDFTPKDAAVFEAESLNNMGLISEIAPRYRSTYFAHIFAGGYSAGYYSYLWSDILGADAFEAFKEKGIFDRATADAFRKTVLSQGGSEDPMALYKAFRGKEAGIEPLLRRRGLLNK, via the coding sequence ATGCAGGGATCCACCCTCAAACCACTTATCACAGCAATGGCACTCACCTTCATCTTGAGTGCATGTCACAACACACCAAACACAACTGAAACGAGTGTGGCGCCCAATGCAGTAGCACAACACATTATTGACAATAATGCCGCTAACCCCTTTTTTAAACCATACGGTACCTATTTAGAGATCCCTAATTTCGATAACATTAAATCAGAGCATTATCTGCCTGCTTTTAAGGCCGGTATTGCGCAAAATAAAGCTGAAATTCAAGCCATTATAGACAATCCAGCGCCTGCAACTTTTAGTAACACTATCGAAGCGATGGAGTTTTCCGGTAACTTAACCTCAAAAGTGGCCAATGTTTTTTATAACCTGACTGGTGCAGACACCAATGATGAACTACAAGCCATCTCTAAAGAAGTCTCCCCCATGCTTTCAGCTGCCAATGACGACATTTTATTGAATAAAATGTTATTTAATAAAGTCAGTGACGTTTACCAGCAGCGTGATGAACTGAAGCTCAGTATTGCTCAAGCAAAGCTCTTAAAAGATACCTACCATTCTTTTACTCGCGGAGGAGCCAACCTAAATGAAGCGGACAAAGCAACACTTAGAGCATTAAATGAACAGCTAAGTCAATTAAGTCTAGAGTTCGCTGATAACTTATTGTCTGAAACTAACGACTTTGCATTGATTATCGACAATCGAGCTGATTTAGCAGGATTGCCTAGCGATGTCATCAGCACCGCAGCTCAAACTGCCACTAAACGAGGACACGAGGGTAAATGGGTGTTCACCACATCACGCCCCTCTATCACACCATTTTTAACCTATGCCGATAACCGTGAACTGCGTGAACAGATCTATCAGGGTTACATCAATCGCGGCAATCAGGATAACGCCCACGATAATAAAAAAGTGTTAGCGAACATGGCCGCGCTACGTGCAGAGCGGGCTCAACTGTTAGGTTATCCGACTCATGCACACTTAGTCCTTGAAGAACGCACAGCGCAAACACCAGAAAACGTCTATGGTTTGCTCAACAAGGTATGGCCTGCTGCTTTAGCGCAGGCAAAAGTCGAAGTCGATGTAATGCAACAACTTATCGATGAGCAAGGTGGTCACTTCAAACTTGCTGCGTGGGACTGGGATTATTATGCTGATAAAATTCGTGTGGCTAAATACAGTTTTAACGAGCAAGAAACCCGACCTTACTTCTCACTAGAAAGTACTTTAAAAGGCGTATTTTACACGGCCAACCGTCTCTATGGGATCACAGTCAAAGAACGCACGGATCTGCCTAAGTACAATCGTGATGTACGAACCTGGGAAGTGTACGACAAAGATGGCTCAGTGATGGCTATTTTCATGGGTGACTACTATGTTCGTGACAACAAGCGTGGCGGTGCCTGGATGAACGCTTACCAGCAGCAATACAATATGAATGGGGTCAATTCGACACCAATCATTGTGAATGTATTAAACTTCCCTCACCCTGTTAATGGTGGGCCTTCACTGCTCACATTCGATGAAGCAAGTACCTTGTTTCACGAATTTGGTCATGCCCTTCACGGCATGCTGTCAAACGTACAATACCGATCACAAGCGGGCACCTCTGTACCACGTGATTACGTCGAATTTCCATCACAAGTGATGGAAAATTGGATGACTCAACCTGAAGTGCTTGCTCAATTTGCTAAACATTATCAAACAGGTGAAGTGATCCCACAATCACTGGTTAACAAAATACAAGCTGCAAGTAAGTTTAACCAAGGTTTTGCCACGGTAGAATACATGGCAGCCACTAAACTGGACCTTGATTGGCACACGATCACTGACTTTACCCCGAAGGATGCGGCTGTCTTTGAGGCTGAATCATTGAACAATATGGGCTTAATCAGTGAAATCGCTCCACGCTATCGCAGTACTTACTTCGCGCATATTTTTGCTGGCGGATACTCTGCCGGTTACTACAGCTATCTGTGGTCAGATATTTTAGGTGCTGATGCATTTGAAGCTTTTAAAGAAAAAGGCATTTTCGATAGAGCCACTGCTGACGCCTTTAGAAAAACAGTATTATCACAAGGTGGCAGTGAAGATCCCATGGCACTCTATAAAGCCTTTCGTGGTAAAGAGGCGGGGATCGAACCATTGCTTCGTCGCCGTGGGTTACTGAATAAATAG
- a CDS encoding helix-turn-helix transcriptional regulator, with amino-acid sequence MLTTPDIVKSLRLSKGYSVTELANKLECSRQTIYNWEEGISEPKLSQFLRLCVIVGLSPSNLFPDIATINRRTSNKEIHNENQSSTRGITK; translated from the coding sequence ATGCTAACAACACCTGACATTGTAAAATCACTGCGACTGTCAAAAGGATACAGTGTGACAGAATTGGCAAATAAACTTGAATGCAGTCGACAGACGATTTATAACTGGGAGGAGGGCATTTCTGAGCCTAAACTGTCCCAGTTTTTGCGTCTGTGTGTCATTGTTGGGCTGAGCCCTAGTAACTTATTTCCTGATATTGCCACCATTAACAGACGAACTTCAAATAAGGAGATTCACAATGAAAATCAATCATCCACCCGTGGTATTACCAAGTAA
- a CDS encoding DUF938 domain-containing protein: MTQLPFSQACDNNKDPILQVIDTIFSTSTHLLEIGTGTAQHAVYFAEHLPHLIWQTSDQLQYLDVINARLAQYQRPNLPQPLTLDVTSVWPLPMAAHIDAIFTANTLHIMSKVMVEAFFKGVGQHLQAKGQLCIYGPFKYAGKHTSQSNARFDLSLAEQDPSRAIRDIEWIIQLAEIQGLTFVDDHDMPANNRLLHFTNNIN, encoded by the coding sequence ATGACTCAACTGCCCTTTTCTCAAGCTTGCGACAATAACAAAGATCCCATTCTTCAAGTGATCGATACTATTTTTTCAACCTCGACTCATTTACTCGAAATAGGCACTGGCACGGCTCAGCACGCCGTCTACTTTGCTGAGCACCTGCCACACCTTATCTGGCAAACCAGTGATCAATTGCAATATCTCGACGTGATAAACGCAAGACTGGCTCAATATCAGCGTCCGAACTTACCTCAGCCATTAACATTGGATGTCACCTCGGTCTGGCCGCTACCCATGGCAGCGCACATCGATGCCATTTTTACCGCCAATACCTTACACATTATGTCAAAGGTCATGGTTGAAGCTTTTTTTAAGGGAGTCGGCCAACATTTACAAGCTAAAGGCCAGCTATGTATTTATGGGCCATTTAAGTACGCGGGTAAACATACCAGTCAGAGTAATGCCAGATTTGATCTTAGTCTCGCAGAGCAGGATCCGAGTCGTGCCATTCGTGATATTGAATGGATTATTCAACTTGCAGAAATTCAAGGGCTAACATTCGTTGACGATCACGACATGCCCGCCAACAACCGCCTACTACATTTTACAAATAATATCAATTAG
- a CDS encoding methyl-accepting chemotaxis protein, whose protein sequence is MSAFFSIGINIANRLNFKKKFSLLALATLVPLSLGAAYLIQLQYQQVKIVGNELRGLASVNALSAVDLNLQQARLALIRGDAVASTLTRVSEKLVASVETIDDSESMTLLSQISNALQSESNETALDAINHSADLIADLKENIGSSSGLALDHDPKGFYLAELYLTRISAINDYHSRVSTVAIEVLGNNGFTPVNYTQLVALNTRLFELLESSQKTLSRLKTKASSQEISQFIETINALHTRLSQFIQRVDADIISPENVNIGLNEFTAESGAMALLIQEGLNDNQQTLATLLNEREVDQSRIMFWLMLMVISVVIGSLYALLAIYKAIVFNVYQIESVASQVSNGNLSHNIQIDGKDEFSQIALAFNSMLISMRTLIREVQVLSHDVVQASSKMQEITNKVEGTLTEQQTQTHEIASAIGQMVVSVNSVESSTGEATSITSAASHAVEQGQTVISATVSGINSIAEEVAKGSKVINQLASHSSEIGNVVDVIRGIAEQTNLLALNAAIEAARAGEQGRGFAVVADEVRSLASRTQLSTQEIQTMIEQIQLGAKEAVSAMEAGTQQADNGVTQANEVRESISVLTGSVQEIVAVMRDISSAVAEQRHVSTQIDSKTSSIGEGADDALLSAKNASQIGLTLAEDARKLAKQIEGFKL, encoded by the coding sequence ATGAGCGCATTTTTTTCTATTGGTATCAATATCGCAAATAGACTTAATTTTAAGAAAAAGTTTAGTTTGCTTGCTTTAGCCACCTTAGTACCACTGTCCCTTGGTGCTGCGTATTTAATTCAACTTCAATACCAACAGGTAAAAATTGTTGGTAACGAATTAAGAGGCTTAGCGTCTGTTAATGCCTTATCAGCAGTGGATCTTAACTTGCAACAGGCAAGGTTAGCTCTGATCCGTGGTGACGCGGTTGCTTCAACGCTAACACGAGTATCAGAGAAGCTGGTTGCGAGTGTTGAAACCATTGACGATAGTGAGTCAATGACCCTGTTATCGCAAATCTCTAATGCACTGCAAAGTGAGTCAAATGAGACGGCATTGGACGCCATTAATCATAGTGCAGATCTCATTGCAGATTTGAAAGAAAATATTGGGTCGAGTTCAGGCTTAGCACTTGATCATGATCCTAAAGGTTTTTACCTTGCAGAGCTTTATTTGACAAGAATTTCAGCCATCAATGACTACCATTCTCGTGTGAGTACAGTGGCCATTGAAGTGTTAGGAAATAATGGATTTACTCCCGTAAATTACACTCAATTAGTGGCGCTTAATACACGTTTATTTGAGCTGTTAGAAAGTAGCCAAAAAACGCTATCTCGGTTAAAGACCAAAGCGAGCAGTCAGGAAATATCACAATTTATCGAGACGATTAATGCACTTCACACCCGTTTGTCTCAATTTATACAAAGAGTCGATGCCGATATTATTAGCCCTGAAAATGTAAACATAGGTCTTAATGAGTTTACGGCAGAGTCTGGTGCTATGGCCCTGCTAATACAGGAGGGGCTTAATGATAACCAACAGACATTGGCAACCTTGCTTAATGAGCGAGAAGTTGACCAGTCTAGGATCATGTTTTGGCTAATGCTTATGGTTATTTCTGTTGTGATAGGTTCACTTTATGCTTTATTGGCGATTTATAAAGCCATTGTGTTTAACGTTTATCAGATTGAGTCTGTGGCCAGTCAGGTCTCTAATGGCAATTTGAGTCACAATATACAAATTGATGGCAAAGATGAGTTTTCTCAAATCGCATTGGCATTTAATAGTATGTTAATTAGTATGCGCACCTTGATCCGTGAAGTGCAAGTATTGAGTCATGATGTGGTTCAGGCCAGTAGTAAAATGCAAGAGATAACCAATAAAGTTGAAGGTACGCTAACTGAGCAGCAAACCCAGACTCATGAAATCGCCAGTGCTATTGGTCAGATGGTCGTGTCGGTCAACAGCGTTGAATCCAGTACAGGCGAAGCCACCAGTATTACCAGTGCAGCCAGTCATGCGGTAGAGCAAGGACAAACGGTGATCTCCGCAACAGTATCAGGGATCAATTCAATTGCAGAAGAGGTGGCGAAAGGCTCTAAAGTGATCAATCAACTTGCATCTCACAGCTCAGAAATAGGCAATGTGGTTGATGTTATTCGAGGGATCGCCGAACAAACTAATTTACTGGCACTAAATGCTGCGATAGAGGCGGCGAGAGCGGGGGAGCAAGGGCGCGGCTTTGCTGTGGTGGCCGATGAAGTGAGAAGTTTAGCGAGCCGAACTCAGCTATCAACCCAAGAGATACAAACCATGATAGAGCAAATTCAGCTTGGTGCAAAAGAGGCCGTTTCAGCCATGGAAGCGGGTACCCAACAAGCGGATAATGGTGTGACCCAAGCAAATGAAGTCAGAGAAAGCATTAGTGTGCTAACGGGGAGTGTGCAGGAAATTGTCGCGGTGATGCGAGATATCTCGAGTGCGGTGGCCGAGCAACGTCATGTCAGTACCCAAATAGACAGCAAAACATCATCGATAGGTGAGGGGGCTGATGATGCCTTACTTTCCGCCAAAAATGCTTCACAAATAGGGCTAACTCTTGCCGAAGACGCAAGAAAGTTGGCCAAGCAAATCGAAGGATTTAAGTTGTAG
- a CDS encoding acyl-CoA dehydrogenase C-terminal domain-containing protein, with product MASYQAPRRDYQFILNELLNIYEETELRGFDEIDAELSDAILQGVADFATDIMLPLNCRGDIEGCQLLDGNVIAPKGFKDAYQQYVENGWGTLTCDPEFGGQGLPEVIGVFATEMKTATNMAFAMYPGLTHGAYAAIHAHGSDELKQKYLAKLVTGEWTGTMNLTESHAGTDLALLRTKAQHVGEGLFAISGEKIFISSGDHDLADNILHLVLARLPDAPEGVKGISLFAVPKFLVNTDGSLGKLNTLCATGLEHKMGIHGNSTCVMHFDGAIGELVGDAHQGLRAMFTMMNQARLMVGVQALGVSEIAYQNALIYAKDRIQGRGLSGVKAPEMAADPILVHGDVRRMLMSQKSFNEGARAMMGQQALWLDKAERHHNPEQAELASKFAALFTPIVKGFVTDRGFNACVDAQQVFGGHGYIHEWGMEQFVRDIRISMIYEGTNGVQALDLVGRKILFDKGATLFNWSELVKQFIGANVNNELMKPYIAGLMDASSDLEQATQFIVNHSETNPDILGAASMPYMQIFGITALAWMWARTASVALSALETATLEVDFYQGKLKTAQFYMNYWVVQTRSLRQQLDMSSIQLTQFEVSDF from the coding sequence ATGGCGTCATATCAAGCACCACGTCGAGATTATCAATTTATATTAAATGAACTTCTTAATATCTATGAAGAAACTGAATTAAGAGGTTTTGATGAAATAGACGCTGAACTGAGCGATGCGATTTTACAAGGGGTGGCAGATTTCGCGACTGACATTATGTTACCGCTTAACTGTCGTGGAGACATCGAAGGTTGTCAGTTACTTGATGGCAATGTTATTGCCCCCAAAGGCTTTAAGGATGCCTATCAGCAGTACGTAGAGAACGGATGGGGAACATTAACCTGTGATCCCGAATTTGGTGGCCAAGGTCTTCCTGAGGTAATAGGGGTATTTGCTACTGAAATGAAAACAGCAACCAACATGGCATTTGCTATGTATCCAGGGTTAACCCATGGGGCTTATGCTGCGATTCATGCCCATGGTAGTGATGAGTTAAAGCAGAAATATTTAGCCAAACTGGTGACAGGTGAATGGACAGGTACCATGAATCTAACGGAATCTCATGCGGGGACAGATCTGGCCCTGTTACGCACCAAAGCACAGCATGTTGGTGAAGGCTTATTTGCTATTTCGGGTGAAAAAATATTTATCTCATCGGGAGATCACGATTTAGCTGACAATATCCTTCATTTGGTGTTGGCCCGCCTGCCGGATGCCCCAGAGGGAGTTAAAGGTATTTCTTTGTTTGCGGTGCCTAAATTTTTGGTTAATACAGACGGCAGTCTAGGCAAGCTCAATACACTTTGTGCGACAGGACTTGAGCATAAAATGGGGATCCACGGTAACTCGACGTGTGTGATGCATTTCGATGGCGCGATAGGTGAACTTGTGGGTGATGCACATCAAGGTTTACGGGCCATGTTTACTATGATGAACCAGGCACGATTAATGGTTGGTGTGCAAGCGCTGGGTGTGTCTGAAATTGCTTATCAAAATGCGCTTATTTACGCAAAAGATAGAATACAGGGACGTGGTCTAAGTGGTGTTAAGGCGCCTGAAATGGCGGCAGATCCTATTTTGGTTCATGGAGATGTTCGCCGCATGTTAATGTCGCAAAAATCGTTTAATGAAGGGGCAAGAGCGATGATGGGGCAGCAAGCTTTATGGCTAGATAAAGCAGAGCGCCATCATAATCCAGAACAAGCAGAGCTCGCCTCTAAGTTTGCAGCGTTATTTACACCCATTGTGAAAGGTTTTGTGACAGATAGAGGGTTTAATGCGTGTGTCGATGCGCAACAAGTCTTCGGTGGTCATGGTTATATCCATGAATGGGGTATGGAGCAATTTGTTCGTGATATTCGTATTTCTATGATTTATGAAGGCACTAACGGGGTGCAAGCGTTAGATTTAGTGGGTCGAAAAATCCTCTTTGATAAAGGGGCGACTTTGTTTAATTGGTCTGAGTTAGTCAAGCAGTTCATTGGGGCTAATGTCAATAATGAGTTGATGAAACCCTATATTGCTGGACTGATGGATGCATCAAGTGATCTTGAGCAAGCGACCCAGTTTATTGTTAATCATTCAGAGACAAACCCAGATATTCTTGGCGCGGCTTCTATGCCTTATATGCAAATTTTTGGGATCACAGCGTTGGCTTGGATGTGGGCACGGACCGCTTCTGTGGCATTGTCAGCTCTTGAGACCGCTACATTGGAAGTAGACTTTTATCAAGGAAAGCTGAAAACTGCTCAGTTTTACATGAACTACTGGGTTGTACAAACGCGCAGTTTACGCCAGCAACTCGACATGAGTAGTATACAATTAACTCAATTTGAAGTATCTGATTTTTAA
- a CDS encoding D-hexose-6-phosphate mutarotase: MSAITTKKHANGLEYVNVDTPLCQARIFLQGAQIEFFQPKNQAPLLWVSSADDYQAGYGIRGGIPICWPWFGMHSNPDWPQHGFARTRIWDLTSTQILESGVELNFTLELNEEDTRYWPHHTQIAIQFILNNTLTVSLINTNLSSNTVKLTQALHSYFPITDITTLKAKGFEGAKYLEFGEGPFKQHNNEVVFNKETDRVYTELGQIQTLETPEGIIEVSRKNSRSAVLWNPWIDKSQQLSRFNAEDYASMVCLEAANVLEDAVILAPHETHTLTTQIRWKN; the protein is encoded by the coding sequence ATGAGTGCAATCACGACCAAAAAACACGCTAACGGCTTGGAATATGTCAATGTAGATACTCCACTATGCCAAGCCAGAATTTTCTTACAAGGTGCACAAATTGAATTTTTCCAACCTAAAAACCAAGCACCTCTATTGTGGGTTTCCAGTGCAGATGACTATCAAGCGGGTTATGGGATCAGAGGAGGGATCCCTATTTGTTGGCCTTGGTTTGGTATGCATAGCAACCCAGATTGGCCACAACATGGCTTTGCCCGCACCCGCATATGGGATTTAACATCGACTCAGATCCTCGAATCAGGAGTAGAGCTCAACTTTACCCTTGAATTAAATGAAGAAGATACACGATATTGGCCACATCATACTCAAATTGCGATTCAGTTTATCTTAAATAACACATTAACCGTGTCATTGATCAATACCAACTTATCCAGCAACACGGTTAAGTTGACTCAAGCACTGCATAGCTATTTCCCCATTACTGACATCACTACACTCAAGGCAAAGGGGTTTGAGGGCGCAAAATATCTGGAATTTGGTGAAGGTCCTTTTAAGCAACACAATAACGAAGTGGTGTTCAACAAAGAAACTGACCGTGTTTATACTGAACTTGGTCAGATACAAACACTAGAAACACCTGAAGGTATTATCGAAGTTAGCCGTAAAAATAGTCGCTCAGCAGTACTCTGGAACCCTTGGATAGATAAATCGCAGCAATTATCTCGATTTAATGCCGAGGATTATGCGTCTATGGTGTGCCTTGAAGCGGCAAACGTATTAGAGGATGCTGTGATATTAGCCCCACATGAGACCCACACATTAACCACTCAGATCCGTTGGAAAAATTAA